The Segatella hominis genome includes a region encoding these proteins:
- a CDS encoding restriction endonuclease subunit S has protein sequence MIDNSPVCIDEFLPFQIPETWAWCKVKDLLEIQTGASFKKEQVNANKKGIRILRGENILPNKYIFKNNDVFVSDEFVNTNTLLKKNCIITPAVTSLENIGKMAVIEKDYNNVSAGGFVFIFSPYIQDFNHSLLLAYFLQSPFLIEAMRGITKKSGAAFYNLGKERLKELYLPLPPMAEQSRVVAKIKEVLSSIMSR, from the coding sequence TTGATAGACAACAGCCCTGTTTGTATAGACGAGTTTTTGCCGTTCCAAATACCCGAAACATGGGCTTGGTGCAAGGTCAAAGACCTGTTGGAAATACAAACAGGGGCTTCGTTCAAAAAAGAACAAGTAAACGCAAATAAAAAAGGCATTAGAATATTGCGTGGGGAAAATATTTTGCCCAATAAGTATATATTCAAAAATAATGATGTATTTGTGTCAGATGAGTTTGTCAATACGAATACCCTTCTGAAGAAGAATTGCATCATTACTCCTGCTGTAACCAGTTTGGAGAATATTGGTAAAATGGCTGTGATAGAAAAAGACTACAATAATGTTAGTGCTGGCGGTTTTGTATTCATCTTTAGCCCATACATTCAAGACTTTAATCACTCCTTGTTACTTGCGTATTTTCTTCAAAGTCCATTTCTGATAGAGGCTATGCGAGGAATAACCAAGAAGTCTGGTGCTGCTTTTTATAATCTTGGGAAAGAACGACTGAAAGAGCTGTATCTACCATTGCCTCCAATGGCAGAACAAAGTAGAGTAGTAGCCAAAATAAAAGAGGTTTTATCAAGTATTATGAGCAGATAG
- a CDS encoding restriction endonuclease subunit S, with amino-acid sequence MSSYYEKWLATGKVKCIDEEIPFEVPQGWEWCRLVEVGKTETGTTPSKSHPEYFGDYIPFLGPANILNSKIVSVTQGLSDIGVDYGRIVPKNTILQVCIGGSIGKCAITDKPVTFNQQINSITPYLCNVEFVHIVLHSEYFRLAIMDKATGTATPIINRGNWETLLFPLPPINEQERIVANITELTHFLGIYSNKQEELNKLNSNMYQRLKKAILQEAIQGKLVPQIAEEGTAQDLLKQIKEEKLKLVKGGKLKKSALKDSVIFRGDDNKYYEQIGKKCLDITELIPFEIPNSWTWTRMGQIGDWGAGSTPQRSNQDYYGGNILWLKTGELNNGVICDTEERITQRAFQECSLRMNKIGDVLIAMYGATIGKLAIVGKELTTNQACCGCTPYIVYNWFLFYFLMASRDTFIKKGEGGAQPNISRVKLVEHLIPLPPLNEQKRIVERIETLFEQL; translated from the coding sequence ATGAGTTCCTATTATGAGAAGTGGCTTGCTACGGGGAAGGTGAAATGTATTGATGAGGAGATACCGTTTGAGGTACCCCAGGGGTGGGAATGGTGTAGATTAGTTGAGGTTGGAAAAACAGAAACAGGTACAACACCATCCAAATCTCATCCTGAATACTTTGGTGATTATATTCCATTTTTAGGTCCTGCAAACATACTAAATTCCAAAATTGTAAGTGTAACACAGGGATTGTCAGATATTGGAGTTGATTATGGGCGTATTGTACCAAAGAATACTATTTTGCAAGTCTGCATTGGAGGTTCTATTGGTAAATGCGCCATAACAGACAAGCCTGTTACTTTTAATCAGCAGATAAATTCTATAACGCCCTATTTGTGTAATGTGGAGTTTGTCCATATAGTTTTGCATTCAGAATACTTTAGGTTGGCAATAATGGATAAGGCTACAGGAACAGCAACCCCTATAATCAATAGGGGTAATTGGGAAACTTTGTTGTTCCCTTTACCACCAATAAATGAACAGGAAAGAATTGTTGCGAACATTACAGAGTTAACACATTTTCTTGGTATTTACAGCAATAAGCAAGAAGAACTTAATAAGTTAAATTCTAATATGTACCAACGCTTGAAGAAGGCTATTCTGCAAGAAGCCATCCAAGGCAAACTCGTTCCGCAAATTGCCGAAGAAGGTACAGCCCAAGATCTGCTCAAACAGATAAAAGAAGAAAAGCTGAAACTCGTAAAAGGGGGCAAACTAAAGAAGTCTGCCCTCAAAGATTCCGTTATCTTCCGTGGTGACGATAACAAGTATTATGAGCAGATAGGCAAAAAATGCTTGGATATAACAGAGCTAATTCCCTTTGAAATCCCTAATAGTTGGACTTGGACAAGAATGGGACAGATTGGAGATTGGGGCGCAGGTTCTACACCTCAGCGCAGCAACCAAGATTATTATGGAGGCAATATTTTGTGGCTTAAAACAGGGGAGTTGAACAATGGTGTCATATGTGATACTGAAGAAAGAATAACGCAGAGAGCTTTTCAAGAATGCTCTCTACGTATGAATAAAATAGGTGACGTTCTTATTGCTATGTATGGAGCTACAATAGGAAAGTTGGCTATTGTAGGCAAGGAATTAACTACCAATCAAGCGTGTTGTGGCTGTACTCCCTATATTGTTTATAATTGGTTCTTGTTTTATTTCTTAATGGCAAGTCGAGATACATTTATCAAGAAAGGTGAAGGTGGTGCCCAACCAAACATATCACGTGTCAAATTAGTTGAGCACTTGATACCTTTACCTCCTTTAAATGAGCAGAAACGCATTGTCGAAAGAATTGAAACTCTATTTGAGCAATTGTGA
- a CDS encoding PDDEXK nuclease domain-containing protein, giving the protein MENKGLTNINDAAYQKLIDNITTLWGEAKSKAIAAVNTELLDANWQTGKYIVEFEQGGKQRAEYGKRLLVNLAKDLTARNGKGFNRTNLTYMRKLYLAFPKCGTLSHKLTWSHYYELLKCDNALEMQFYYKESIKECWKVRELKRQMKSCLFQRLALSTDKAGVLSLANEGHQVQTPQDIIRDPFVLEFAGLPKQKRYKESDLEKALKDHMEQFLLEMGRGFAFVGRQYSMQIGSRQFKVDLVFYHCILKCYVLIDLKRAEIKHGDIGQMNLYLNYFKTEVCQPDDNPPIGIVLGARKDELLMEYALEGITNQLFVARYQLYLPKREELQAQLDKLLDEAE; this is encoded by the coding sequence ATGGAGAATAAAGGTTTGACAAACATAAATGATGCTGCCTATCAGAAGTTGATAGACAACATAACCACGCTATGGGGTGAGGCGAAGTCAAAAGCCATTGCTGCGGTCAATACGGAATTGCTTGATGCCAACTGGCAAACAGGAAAGTATATTGTTGAATTTGAACAGGGTGGTAAACAAAGAGCAGAATATGGCAAAAGGTTACTTGTAAACCTTGCAAAGGATTTGACAGCAAGAAACGGAAAAGGTTTTAACCGAACAAACCTTACCTATATGCGCAAGTTGTACTTGGCTTTCCCAAAATGTGGGACACTGTCCCACAAATTGACATGGAGCCATTATTATGAACTGTTGAAGTGTGATAATGCGCTTGAAATGCAGTTCTATTATAAGGAATCCATCAAGGAATGTTGGAAAGTTAGGGAACTAAAAAGACAGATGAAAAGTTGTCTGTTTCAGCGACTTGCACTAAGCACAGACAAGGCTGGAGTTCTTTCTTTGGCAAACGAGGGGCATCAAGTACAAACACCGCAAGACATCATCCGTGACCCTTTCGTGCTTGAATTTGCAGGACTTCCCAAACAGAAACGCTATAAGGAGAGTGACTTAGAAAAGGCTCTTAAAGACCACATGGAGCAGTTCCTTTTGGAAATGGGACGTGGTTTTGCATTTGTGGGCAGACAATACTCCATGCAGATAGGAAGCCGACAGTTCAAGGTGGATTTGGTGTTCTACCACTGTATCTTGAAGTGCTATGTGTTGATTGATTTGAAGCGAGCAGAGATAAAGCATGGTGATATTGGGCAGATGAACCTCTACTTGAACTACTTCAAAACAGAAGTGTGTCAACCTGACGATAATCCACCCATTGGCATAGTTTTGGGAGCAAGAAAAGACGAACTTCTGATGGAGTATGCCTTGGAAGGCATAACCAATCAATTGTTTGTAGCACGTTACCAACTCTATTTGCCAAAGCGTGAAGAACTGCAAGCGCAACTTGACAAATTATTGGACGAAGCAGAGTAA
- a CDS encoding tyrosine-type recombinase/integrase, translated as MELDKFEEFLSQGNMAKNTISAYLYAVKEFGSRHKELNKRNLLIYKTYLIETYKPKTVNLRIQAMNKYLVFVGKTKLRLKSVKVQQRSYLENVISNADYTFLKNKLKKEDNLEWYFVVRFLAATGARVSELVQIKIEHVQVGYYDIYTKGGKIRRIYIPKTLRTETEKWLQTLNRTSGYLFLNRFGERITTRGISQQLKNYAVKYGLNEKVVYPHSFRHRYAKNFLEKFNDIALLADLMGHESIETTRIYLRRSSIEQQEIVDKVITW; from the coding sequence ATGGAATTAGACAAATTTGAAGAGTTCCTAAGCCAAGGCAATATGGCTAAGAACACGATTTCGGCATATCTGTATGCTGTGAAGGAGTTTGGCTCTCGACACAAAGAGTTGAACAAGAGAAACCTGTTGATTTACAAGACCTACTTGATTGAGACTTACAAGCCCAAGACGGTGAACCTCCGTATTCAGGCGATGAACAAGTACCTTGTATTTGTAGGCAAGACGAAACTCCGCTTGAAGTCGGTCAAGGTGCAGCAACGTTCTTATTTGGAGAATGTCATCAGCAATGCCGACTACACCTTCCTGAAGAACAAGTTGAAGAAGGAAGACAACTTGGAGTGGTACTTTGTGGTGCGTTTCTTGGCTGCGACTGGTGCCAGAGTGAGCGAACTTGTGCAAATCAAAATTGAGCATGTGCAAGTAGGCTATTATGACATCTACACCAAGGGTGGCAAGATACGGCGTATCTATATCCCCAAGACATTGCGCACGGAAACAGAAAAGTGGTTGCAGACACTCAACCGTACAAGTGGCTATCTCTTTCTCAATCGCTTTGGCGAGCGCATCACGACAAGAGGCATATCACAGCAGTTGAAGAACTATGCGGTGAAGTATGGCTTGAATGAGAAAGTGGTTTACCCTCACTCATTCCGCCATCGTTATGCCAAAAATTTCTTGGAGAAGTTCAACGACATTGCCCTGCTTGCAGACCTTATGGGGCATGAAAGCATCGAAACGACACGTATCTATCTACGAAGAAGCAGCATTGAGCAACAAGAGATAGTTGACAAAGTGATAACCTGGTAA
- the mobV gene encoding MobV family relaxase, with protein sequence MPEYQVFHQQAVKSFSAGEDNEHQRRWTESQWEAKASNKKFNYDKSRAHLNFEIVKGGKIVPLGSSKPILERFQDRLEVTGAEDPNKGLETPKYRIACNMIFSGDADRMREMAFGDQNVERAKGADNSHVKRKAEIELWAKDIYKAVADAWGEDNIIDFSVHLDESSPHIHCLVTPIMYDEKKQKMRIKYRDTFGGDANKLDAIHDYLAEVNKKWGLVRGESVSATNAQHVPRDEWYRQLQAESRELEIANGKLELDIRRKENAVKGLKTMIENLTHQKSEVENKIHEVEKLLEQQNGEHSELSKELERLKSQLSTLEFKLTDKREKLSAADEALAEFRAMTRAQKSEAETLRVVQEQTSRTLQTYAQASILAGSFQELLTMSSRICANVPEAKKMAENTIIEDMCDMRFKDVLGTAVKMFIEGINGATSITQSGGGGGSNSELPWRDKDEDIFSFARRCMRFAHSKHYPKKSSGIKR encoded by the coding sequence ATGCCAGAATACCAAGTGTTTCACCAACAAGCCGTCAAGTCGTTTTCGGCAGGTGAAGATAACGAACATCAGAGGCGTTGGACGGAATCCCAATGGGAAGCAAAAGCCTCCAACAAGAAGTTTAACTACGACAAGAGCCGTGCGCATCTCAACTTTGAGATAGTCAAGGGCGGTAAGATTGTACCTCTCGGCTCTTCTAAGCCCATTTTGGAGCGGTTTCAAGACCGTTTGGAAGTCACTGGTGCGGAAGACCCTAACAAAGGGCTTGAAACGCCCAAATATCGCATTGCCTGCAACATGATATTTTCGGGCGATGCCGACAGAATGCGAGAAATGGCTTTCGGAGACCAAAATGTGGAGCGAGCGAAAGGCGCAGACAACAGTCATGTCAAGCGCAAAGCGGAGATAGAATTGTGGGCAAAGGACATCTACAAGGCTGTTGCCGATGCATGGGGCGAAGACAACATCATAGACTTTTCCGTTCATCTTGACGAGTCTTCACCGCATATCCATTGCCTTGTCACGCCAATTATGTACGATGAAAAGAAACAGAAGATGCGTATCAAATACCGAGATACTTTTGGTGGTGACGCAAACAAACTGGATGCTATCCACGACTACTTGGCAGAGGTCAACAAAAAGTGGGGCTTGGTACGTGGCGAATCAGTTTCGGCTACCAATGCCCAGCATGTCCCTCGTGACGAATGGTATAGACAACTCCAAGCCGAAAGCCGTGAGTTGGAAATCGCAAATGGCAAACTGGAACTTGACATTCGCAGAAAGGAGAATGCCGTTAAAGGTCTGAAAACGATGATAGAAAACCTCACTCACCAGAAGTCCGAGGTGGAGAATAAAATTCATGAGGTTGAGAAATTGTTGGAACAACAGAATGGCGAACATTCCGAGTTGTCAAAAGAACTGGAACGGCTCAAAAGTCAGTTGTCCACCTTGGAGTTCAAACTGACGGACAAACGAGAAAAACTGAGTGCAGCCGATGAAGCCCTTGCCGAGTTCAGAGCCATGACAAGGGCGCAGAAGTCTGAGGCTGAAACTTTGCGTGTCGTGCAGGAGCAGACTTCACGGACATTGCAAACATACGCCCAAGCCTCTATCCTTGCAGGCAGTTTTCAAGAACTGCTGACGATGAGCAGTAGAATTTGCGCCAATGTACCCGAAGCCAAGAAAATGGCAGAGAACACCATTATTGAAGATATGTGCGATATGCGTTTCAAAGATGTACTTGGCACAGCCGTCAAGATGTTCATTGAGGGCATCAATGGGGCAACAAGCATCACGCAGTCGGGAGGTGGCGGTGGCTCCAATTCGGAATTGCCTTGGAGGGATAAGGACGAGGATATTTTCAGCTTTGCCAGACGCTGCATGAGATTCGCCCACAGCAAACACTATCCCAAAAAGAGTTCGGGCATTAAGCGGTAG
- a CDS encoding restriction endonuclease subunit S, whose amino-acid sequence MNGKQLKNSILQWAIQGKLVPQDPNDEPASVLLDKIRQEKERLIKEKKIKRDKNASIIYRGEDNSYYEKMLATGEVKCIDEEVAFDIPQGWEWTRIGNIFNHTSGKQQSSSNKGGGTPQKFITTSNLYWGHFILDNVKVMNFTDEEIKTCSATKGDLLVCEGGAGYGRSAIWNEDYDICLQNHVHRLRPCVSGICEYVYHFIYLLKESNNLASVGTAMPGLSANRLKGLLLPFPPLSEQRRIVAKLAELLPQIEKYNNVQNKLDELNTTIKDCLKKSILQEAIQGKLVPQLAEEGTAQELLEQIKTEKQKLVKEGKLKKSALKDSVIFKGDDNKYWEKSTECMECIDDKIPFEIPSTWCWVRHNQLFEISGGSQPPKSQFVDSPKSGYIRLYQIRDYGSNPMPVYIPQEKANKITKEGDIILARYGGSLGKVFWAKDGAYNVAMAKVIPLFDSEFVNKQYLFLFYQSSIYQYLVKDHSRSAQAGFNKDDLKDLFFPLPPLEEQSRIVEIYKSVTSIMS is encoded by the coding sequence ATGAACGGAAAGCAATTAAAGAATAGCATATTACAATGGGCGATACAGGGAAAACTTGTGCCGCAAGACCCTAATGACGAACCAGCAAGCGTTTTGCTTGATAAGATTCGCCAAGAGAAAGAACGCTTGATCAAGGAGAAGAAAATCAAGCGTGACAAGAACGCATCCATTATCTACCGTGGTGAGGACAATTCCTATTATGAGAAGATGCTCGCCACAGGGGAGGTGAAGTGCATAGATGAGGAAGTGGCGTTTGATATACCACAGGGGTGGGAATGGACTCGTATAGGCAATATATTCAACCATACAAGCGGAAAGCAACAGAGTAGTAGCAATAAAGGTGGTGGAACCCCACAAAAGTTCATAACGACCTCTAATCTATATTGGGGACACTTTATCCTTGATAATGTAAAGGTTATGAATTTTACTGACGAAGAGATTAAGACTTGTTCGGCTACAAAAGGAGATTTGCTTGTTTGTGAAGGTGGTGCTGGTTATGGACGTTCAGCAATATGGAATGAAGATTATGATATTTGTCTTCAAAATCATGTTCATAGATTGCGTCCGTGTGTTAGCGGCATATGTGAATATGTATATCATTTCATTTACCTATTGAAAGAAAGCAACAATTTGGCATCTGTTGGAACTGCCATGCCTGGACTGTCTGCAAATCGTTTGAAAGGATTACTTTTGCCTTTTCCACCTCTATCAGAACAAAGAAGAATTGTGGCAAAGTTAGCTGAACTATTACCACAAATAGAGAAATATAATAATGTTCAGAACAAATTGGACGAACTGAACACTACTATAAAGGATTGTCTTAAAAAGAGCATCTTACAAGAGGCAATACAAGGTAAGCTCGTTCCGCAACTTGCAGAAGAAGGCACAGCGCAAGAACTGCTTGAACAAATAAAGACAGAGAAGCAGAAACTCGTTAAAGAGGGCAAACTAAAGAAGTCTGCCCTCAAAGATTCCGTTATCTTCAAAGGTGACGATAACAAGTATTGGGAGAAGTCAACTGAATGTATGGAGTGTATTGACGATAAAATTCCATTTGAAATACCTTCAACATGGTGTTGGGTTAGGCACAATCAATTGTTTGAAATATCAGGCGGTTCACAGCCTCCTAAATCTCAGTTTGTTGATAGTCCTAAATCAGGATATATAAGACTGTATCAAATCAGAGATTATGGTTCAAATCCTATGCCTGTTTATATACCACAAGAAAAAGCAAATAAAATAACAAAAGAAGGTGATATTATATTAGCAAGGTATGGCGGTTCTTTAGGTAAAGTCTTTTGGGCTAAAGATGGAGCATATAATGTAGCGATGGCAAAGGTAATTCCTCTTTTTGACTCTGAGTTCGTGAACAAACAGTATTTATTCTTGTTTTATCAGTCAAGCATATACCAATATTTAGTAAAAGATCATTCTAGAAGTGCCCAAGCAGGATTTAACAAAGACGATTTGAAGGATTTGTTTTTTCCATTGCCTCCTTTAGAGGAACAATCTCGAATTGTTGAAATATACAAGTCTGTAACAAGTATTATGAGTTGA
- a CDS encoding helix-turn-helix domain-containing protein has translation MESRTNQSVTPDVQALMLENLKLAKRVEVLENTLSAGKEVLTLEEAARFMGVTKSSLYKMTHEQTIPYYKPNGKMVYFEKAELLTWIRRNAIASKAQVSEEANRILKNLSVK, from the coding sequence ATGGAATCACGAACCAATCAAAGTGTAACTCCAGATGTTCAAGCGCTCATGCTGGAGAACCTAAAACTCGCCAAGCGAGTAGAAGTGCTTGAAAATACCCTGTCAGCAGGTAAGGAAGTGCTGACTTTGGAAGAAGCTGCCCGATTTATGGGAGTGACAAAAAGTTCGCTCTACAAGATGACCCATGAGCAGACCATTCCTTATTACAAGCCGAATGGCAAGATGGTGTATTTCGAGAAAGCGGAACTCTTGACATGGATTCGCAGAAATGCGATTGCGTCAAAGGCGCAGGTTTCAGAAGAAGCCAACCGTATCTTGAAAAATTTAAGTGTCAAGTAG
- a CDS encoding restriction endonuclease subunit S: MKTTGKQCLLDAKYLRGKSSETILEHGKFVYKGDNIMLVDGENSGEVFIVPQDGYMGSTFKQLWISSSMYEPYILAFIQFYKETLRNSKKGAAIPHLNKELFYGLIIGIPPLQEQKRIFQKIEDSSQLLK, from the coding sequence TTGAAAACCACAGGCAAGCAGTGCTTGTTAGATGCTAAATACTTACGTGGTAAAAGTTCTGAAACTATTCTAGAACATGGTAAATTTGTATATAAAGGTGACAATATAATGCTTGTGGACGGTGAAAACTCTGGTGAAGTTTTCATCGTTCCACAAGACGGTTATATGGGTAGTACTTTCAAGCAATTATGGATAAGTTCCTCTATGTACGAACCTTATATTTTGGCTTTCATACAGTTCTACAAAGAAACTTTGCGCAATTCTAAGAAAGGTGCAGCTATACCACACCTCAACAAGGAATTGTTTTATGGGCTTATTATTGGTATTCCGCCACTACAAGAGCAGAAAAGAATCTTCCAAAAGATAGAGGATTCATCACAATTGCTCAAATAG